ATGAATCTTTTGGTCCTGGTATGACAGCATAATCAAAAGGTGGAATTGCAGCAGGTGGATCATCTATTAAAGCAGCTTGCTCTCCTGCAATAATGTAAAACCAGCCCTTTTTACCAAAGATTCTTCCTATTGCTCCAGCTTTTGTCGCGAAGATAATACGTGTTTTACCTACCTCTCTTATTGCTATTTCCATTGCTGCGGGGTTTGCAAGTGGCGCTGCCCCACCAAATGGTACATCCTTATGCGATACAAAATGTGAAACAAGTCTTGCGAGAAAGGATGGAAAAATTGTATCTACTGTTGTCATTCTTTCTTCGCACATTGCAGCAACGCAGGAGGAAATAGTAATAATGTCATTTTTCTTTCTTACACTTTTTGTATATTTACCTATTATGTCGTAGAGATTATCTCCCTCTTTTATAAGTGGTGTTTTTATAGAAATTCTCTCTACATCAGGAATTGTTAACCTGATTTTTCTTTCTCTGAATGGAAAATCTTCGCTTTGGAAGTTTTTCTTTGCGAATTCATACAAATTTTTATATCCTGGGTGTGCTTTTATTCCAAGTACTAAAACTTCTTTGGCACGTTCTTTTTTGCCCTGGTTAATCAAAACTTCTGCAAATTTCTTAAAATCAGATGCATAAAAATCTGATGGCTCAAGTGCAATAAATAGTTCAAAATATTTTTCTGCATTAGCAAAATCTTTTTTTGCATAACTTATGTTGGAAAGCCTTTTTAGAAAATATCTGTAAGGGGACATTGTAGTTTTTATTGGTTTATCAAACAATGCAAGTCCCTCTTTATGTACTTTAATGGCGTTGTCTGCATCTTCTAAATCAAAATAGTATAGGTCTCCGAGCATCAAATAAAGCCATCTATTATCTGGATTTGCCTTAATTCCGTCTTTTAGTACGGCTATTGCTTTTTCTTTTTCACCTGATTTAAGATACAGCTTTGAAAGCAAGCTGTGTGCTCCTACCCGATTTTTTTTATGTGTGTTTATAAACGCTTCGAGTAGCTTTATTGCTTTTTCTCTGTCGTTTTCTTTTATTTTTTTTGCTTTTTCTATGATGTTCATGAGGCAAACTCTCCAATCTTACTTTACGTTTTTTTAGTAAATTTTTTAAGTCTTATTGCTAAAAACATATACTTCATGATATCTTTTTTAGTCCTGTAGCAATTTACTTTATAATATTAGTCTTTTTAGATTTGATAGACAGTATACATAAAAGCTTTATGTATGCAAGTTTTTATTTTATAAATCCTTTTGATTGTCTTCCTTCAGCTTTATACCCTTACTTTTTAAAAATACTTTGAAGTATTCAACTGCTTTGTTAACTGATTCTTTTTCTCCCATTAGTTTAATTTCAAGAAACGAATCTTTAAATATCGGAGGATAAGAGGCAGTTTTTATTTTATATTTTGTTTCGAGGAGTTCAAGAAATTCTATGAGATCAGATTCCTTGAGTGGGACAAAAAATGTTTTTTCAAAAGTCGTTTTTCCATTTGCAAGCAATGGCAATACATAACGAGTAAGCATTGCATTAAATTCTTGAGGTACGCCAGGTAGAATAAGAAGATGTTTATTGGTTATTTTAAGATGCATCCCGGGAGATACGCCGACTTCATTTTTTATGGGAATTGCACCATCAATTGAATAAGACATTTTTTCTATATAATTCTTGTTTGCATGTTGCCCGATTTTTTTTAAGCTATTTAGTACATAGCATTGTACTGTTTTATCTTTTACAAGCGATTTTTCCAATGTCTTTGCAACAGTTACCAGTGTAATATCGTCGGGGGTTAGGCCAAGTCCTCCAGATGTGATTAAAACATCAGAATATGCTATAAGAAAAAGCAAGCCTTCTTTTATGGAGAACTCATTATCTCCTACAAGAAGCAATTTGTTTAAATAGAGATGCTTCTCTTTTAGTTTCGAAATTACAAAATGGGCATTGAGATCCTCTCTTTTATTACGAAGGAGTTCATCTCCAATAAGCATTAAGCTTATTTTCATCAAGCACCGAATTTTTTCAGTTTTAGGGAGTGAGCAAGCATTAAGACAATTTCATTTTTTGCCTCAAATCTGCCAAGTCCTCCCTTGGTTCCAATTTCTCTCTCTGAAAAATATTCTGCTCGGTCAGGGCGTGCATAAGGTGAAAGAAGGACAAATGGTACTCCATGGAAGCTATGTTGTTTCATTATGGCAGGCGTGGAATGGTCGCATGTAATAGTTAACACAGTAGGGTTCAATTTAAGTATTTCAGGAACAATTTTTTCATCCACTTCTTCAATAAGGCGTACTTTGGCGTCGAAGTTTCCATCTTCACCATATGAATCTGTTTTCTTTATATGAAAATAAAAAAAATCATATTTATCATAATTTTCTTTGAGTGTTTTTAATTCATCCATGATATCTGTACTACCTACATCTAATATATCCATACCAACGAGTTTAGCGAGTCCCTTGTACATAGGGTATGTTGCAATAGCTGCTGGTTTTAACCCATATATTTCTGTCATCGTTTGTATTGCAGGGTATGAAGAAAATCCCCGCAATAGTAATCCATTGGCTGGATGTTGGTCTTTTATGATACTGTTTGTTTTTTCAATAAATTCATTTACTATTTTGGCACTTTTTTTTGCTTTTGCGTCTAAGAAATTGCATTTTAGCGGAGCAACGCCAGTAGCTTGCGGGTCAGTATCGGTAAGCTTATCTGAAAGATCTTCACCTCTGAAAATTGCGACGAACCGGTAATCCATCACTGGCTTTATAAATATTTCAGTATCGTAAATTTTCTTTGTCTTATTTTGTATCATTTCAGTAAGTTTTTTGCAGTGTTCTGTTGGTATCCTGCCAGCTCTTCGGTCAAGTATTTTATTGGCACTATCAAGTGTTGCAAAATTGCCCCTTGCTGCTACATCGCCTTGCTTTAGCGGAAAACCAATACCTAAAGCAGCTAAAATACCTCTACCTATCATGTATTTGATAGGATCGTAGCCAAAAATGCTGAGATGTCCGGGTCCTGATCCGGGAGTAATGCCCATTGAAACAGGATCTGCAATACCCGTAATGGAGTTTTTTGTTATGAAGTCAAAATTTGGAGCGTATGCAGTTTCAATCTCTGTTTTGCCCAACTTGTTTGGTATGCCCCCAGCACCATCTAATAGCATAAGGATTATTTTGTTATTGTTTTTTACTTTCAGGTTTTTGATGAATTCTTGCGATATCACTCTTCTTCTCCTTTTTCATATTTTGTTGTATTTCCTTGCATAGGCATAAGATACATATTATCCATCATCCACTCGAATATTTTTGAAATTTTCGCATATGTATACTCTTCTTCTATATCTTTATATTCAATTTCTATGAGGTTATTGTCTTCAATGAGGAATAGGTACTGAATAATAATATTTCCTCCAAGAGGAGCATCTCTGTTTTTATCCACATGGAGATTTAAAATCTCAAAATGTGGTATTTGAGTCGGGTCGATTCTTCCTTCTTTTGCGGCATTGTCAATCTTTTCATGCAGAGCAGCAGTGTCCTTGAAATCTTTTGTAAGAATGAGCGCAACATCTGAATCGTATTCTATATCCCCCCCGCCTGTACAGTTAAACATGGTAGGTCTTGTTTTACTTTCTTTCGAATCAAGACGACAACCTTCTTTATCAAAGGAAGAAACAGCAAAAACTGGACATTTTAACTCCATAGACAAACTTGCTAAACCGCCCGAAACATCATCTACTTGTTGGGAAAGATCCTGGTAAAGAATTGGGGTAGGAACTTTTTGCAGGTAATCGATGATTATTACTATTTTTTCTGTATTTGCTTCCTGCATAACTGAAAAAGCGTGGCTCTTTATTCTATTAATGGTATCTTCTCTTCTTCCTTCGACAAGGTAGAGATAGTTCATATAACTCTCTGTTTTTGCATAACCGCGGTTAAATCTTTCCTTAAGTTCTGGATTGCTTATAATATTTGTTGTTTCAAGCACATAAGGAGGTAACAATGTTTCTTGAGAAAAAATTCGTAGAAATAAAACTCTTGAAGTTTGTTCCCATGAATAAAACAGAACAGGTATATGTTCGTTGCTTGCAATATACGAAGCGATTCTTAGCATAAGGTTTGTTTTGCCTCTCCGGGGTGCGCCCGCTAAAGCATAATAGAATCCGGGTCTTGCACCAGAAAGAGTTTCGTTCAAACAATGAAATGGTTCTAAAGAGTATCCAAGAATAAAGTTTTTATTAGACTCTCTTGATTCAACTTCTGAGGAGAACATGATAAGCTGTGTTCGTACGGGATTAATCCTTTTTTTAACTCTTTTCCGCATAATATCGTGAACTTCATTAATTATTTCTCCTGTAAATTCTGTAAGATCTTTTTTCTGCTCTTTTTCCTTTATATAGGATTCTATGCGTTTTCCTATGGACATAAGCCTTTCTTCTGATTTCCTTTTTTTGAGAATATCTATATATACAACGAGTGATTCAAGGTTTAATGGTGTCATTGTTGCAACTTTATCAATTAGCTTACCTAAGTTTACCGTGTATATTCCGCTTTCCTCAAATTCCGTTTTTATTAAAGTAGGTTCTGGGATTTCTTCTTTTTTACCATATTTTTTAAGGATATAGCCAACGAGGATTTTTTCTTCATAAGTACTAAAAAGATCTTTTTCTAAACCATTTTTAATGCTGCTAAGCAAAAGGAATTTATCCTTAAGTATGGAACCAATTAATTTTATTGTGATTTCATCCATTCTATCCCCCCTATAATATTTTTTATTATAATTATATTCATTATATCATTAAAATGAAACAATGACTTGTCCAGCAAAATAAAATCTGCAAGATAGCTATTTTTGATTTTTCCACTTACATTTTCTGCAAAGCTTGCAAATGCACTGCCCGTTGTGTATGCATCAAAAGCTTCTTTTCTGGAAATACATTCTTCTGGTACAAAGGGATTTGTGCTACCGGGCGAAATCCTGGTAGTAGCAGCATGTATACCTTGAAGCGGAGATGCATCTTCAACAGGCGCATCAGAGCCGAATGCAAGCAGTTTACCACTATTTAAAACTGTTTTCCATGGATATGCGTATCTGTAATTTCCTAGCAGTTTTTTAACAAGAGCAGTATCTGCAGTGGCATGTATTGGTTGCATGGATGCTATACAATGAGTCTTTTGAAGCAGCGAGAGATCTTTTTCATTGATGAATTGGAAATGCTCAATTCTGTTTCGCATTTTTTGGTTTCCAAAGCGACTAAAAAGACTCATTACAGCATGTACAGTCTTATCTCCAATTGCATGTACGGCAACCTGGATATTATTTTCATTTGCAAGACTTATTATATTACTCAATTCGTTTTTCCCCATTGTGAAAGATGAAGGAAATCCATTTACTTTGTACATGGCAGCAGTTTGTGAGCCAAGTGAGCCATCCATGAAGCATTTTAGTGGGCCGAAGCGTAAGTTTTTATCACCTAATCCGGTATGTATATTCTCATTAATGATATCCTGCAGTGAATCCTTTTCAATGCCTTGATATATACGTATTTTTAAATCCTTATTTTTGCTCATATCATTTAAAAGCGGGTAGATAGAAAAATCAAAGTTTGTAACGGAAACAATACCTCTTTTTAATAGATACTTTTCTGCGTTTTTTACATCTTTTTTAGAGATCTGTCTTTCTTTTATGCTTTTAACGAGTTCTATAGCACGGTCTTTTAATATTCCAATAAATTTTCCTTTATTTTTTACTAACACTCCTCCTTTAATTCTTTTTAGAACAATTTGTTTTTCTTTTAAAGCTGTTTTGTTTACGAAAACCGAATGCTCATCCTTACTCTGTATGAAAACTGGTTTTTTATTGTATTTAAAGAGTTTTTCCCATTCATTCCTTAAAAGATTATTGAAGTCAAAGTTGTAGATGTATACAAAATTTCTGTCATCTTTTTCAATTAAGTGTTTGATACTTTGATAGTTTCTGCAGTTAGTAGCGTCCTCAGAGGAAAGGAGCAGTGCGATTTCTTTTAGATGCACATGTGAGTCGTTAAAACCCGGGTACAAGAAACCATCATATTTTTTTTCTTTGGCAAATGGAAATTGTTGTTTTATTAGATCTCTTTTTTCAATTACTTGTATTATTCCATTCTCAACAACAACCGAGTAATCTTTTTTTTCTGTCTTATTGATGTAAATTGAATCAGCAGAAAAAATCGTTTTCATTGTCTTGTTAGAAGAAATTCTTCTTTGTTAATAATAAGTTTGATTCTTTTTACATCAGGTAACTCTGTGTATGAAAACATGATCTGCTGTTTGATATTGTCTATATCAAAGCTTACATCTTCTGGAATAGATATTTCCAGAACAAGAGTAGAATTTTCTGTTTTGTAAGAAAGAAGTGTGCTATTTTTGGGTAAGTATGTATCAAATTCTGAAGAGTCTTTTAATAAGAGAAACAGTGTTTCTATAGGATTTTGTGAATTAATTGTTTTTACAACAGGCATAAAAAATTGTTCTTCTCCTTCTGTATGAATATAATATGGTATTATTGCTTTGCTTTCTTCAGTTAGTGCAAAAAAGCGTTTTATAGGGTGTGATATGCTTATACTGCCGAAAAGAGTGGGAACAACCGTTCCGTCTATTAAAATCTGAACAGATGTAATATCTGGCAATTCTGTGAGTGTATTTACTATTGAAAGCACTGTGAGATATTCAGCATGAGATCCAAGGGAATAGTTAAGTATGTCTGAGGAGAGGTCAATAATGATAACGCCACCTGATTGAATATAAAAATTATTCAGTATGTCGATGTCTTCTGGGAAAAGAGGAGGAAGGTCTTTTAGTGACCCATAAAAAAGCTCTTGAATAATTTCTTTTGTTAGTGCAACCGGATCAGTTTTTGGGATTATCTCTCTTTTTTCAAGGAGAAGGTTGTCTCCATTTCGATTGGAGAAATACAGGAGTGCTTCTTTTCCTTGAGGTAAAATTCCAGAATAGTGTGCAATAGGACGATCAATTTGAATGTAATGGTTGAAATAATCCTTCTTTTCATTATCTATTAAAATCTGAACCGATGTAATATCTGGCAATTCTGTGAGAGTGTTTACTAACCCATATACTCTTATGGCTTCTTTTCTGACACCGAGTGATGCAATCTTTGTAGCTGCTTTATTAAAATTTAATGTGCATACTCCATCCTTTATGTTTACAGATTTTACGACGGTATCGCTATTTAAAGGGGAGAATAAGTCATTTTGTGTAGGTGTTTTAAGTGCATCTATTATTTTTATTACTGCGAGTGTATTGCTGCTGGGGATTGTGATTTCTTTTTCCGTTGGTATGAGTTCTTTTCCTATTGGGTCATAGTAGTAGAGTTTTACTATAGTTTTTTTACCTGTCGTTTTCAAACGAAGATTTAAATAAAGATATGAGCCTGTTAGAACGATTGCAACAAATAAAATCAGGGCAATTAAACGGACCACTGTTTTTTTATTTTTCATATTTTTATTGTACCTTAAAAATTATTTTTTTAAACATATTTTTTTGAGAGTTATATTCTTAGATAACAATGTTTTACATTTTTTTTGATTTCTTCACAAAATGCATGCATTTCTTTTTTAGAAAAAGCTTTTTCATTTTTGAATTCTTCAGAAACCGTTTTATCATAGTGTGCATTTTGCAGATAGTATCGTTTTGCTCCTTTTATAAGTAACCCTATTTTTCTAAAACTGTCTTTTGTATGAATTTTTTTTATTGCTGTTGTTCTAAATTCATAATCCGGAGCATATTGCATTATAATATTTATACTTTCATTAATCTTATTTGTATCTACTATCGCTCCACAGGCTTTCGAGTAATTTTCAAGAGGTGCTTTGATATCCATGGCAAAGTAATCAACGAGCTGCTCATCTATTAATCTCTTAATAATATCTGGGTTTGAGCCATTTGAATCGATCTTGATAAGATATCCCATTTTTCTTATTTGTTTAATTATTTTTGGTAGACCTTCTTGCATAGTGGGTTCTCCTCCGGTTAATTCTACAGCTTCAAGTAAGTCTTTTCTTTTTTCTAAAAATGAAAGCACTTCGCTAACGGGAATAGGTGGTTCAAAAAGGTGAGGTAATACGAGTTCGGGATTGTGGCAATAGGGGCATCTGAAATCACATCCCTGAGTGAATATGATAGCGCAGGTTTTACCGGGATAGTCGATTAAGGAGAATTTATTAAATCCACCAATGCTTATTGTATTTTTTATCATTTTTTGTTTGTTACGGAATTCTTATTGATAATATTTTGGGCTCCAATTGGAAAACAAAAACATTTACAGTCAGAAAGGATATGAATCCCCATTAACCTCCTTTTCTAACATTTTACTATTTTTTTATCTTCTTGCAATAAATGTCTAATCATTTAAAATGATTACTTGGTGGGATGCGATATGTATGGAATAATTGGACTTGGAAATGTTGGAGAAGAATACAAAGATACCAGGCATAATACTGGTTTTACGGTGATTGATGCTTTGGCATCGAGATGGAAAATTTCACTAAAAAAGGTGAAATATTTTTCATTTTATGGTAAAGGAACAGCTAAATGTGGTAGAAACAAGGAAGCAGTTGTATTGGTGAAGCCCATTACATATGTGAACCTTTCAGGTAGAGCTGTAAAGCCATTTATTGATGATTTGATGATCCCCGCCTCTCATCTTATTATTATTCAGGATGATCTTGATATTCCAGTTGGGAAGTTTAAAATAAAAATAGGCGGGGGAGCCGGGGGTCATAAAGGAATTGCTTCTGTTCTTTCACTTGTCGAGTCAAATTTTATCAGAATCAAGGTAGGAATAGGAAAGCCTCTGGCAAAAACTGAAACAGTAGATTATGTGCTTTCCCGGTTTAGTCCTGAGGAAAAAGTCACAATGGGCCAAATTATAAACGATGTTACGGAAGCAATTGAATTGATTATTTTTGAAGGCATTGAGAGAGCACAAACAGTTTATAATAGATGAAATTTGAAGATCTGTTTGAAAATCCTGAAAGGATAATTCAAACTTTAGACAAAGAAAAAGTTTTTATTTCACCAGATTTTGGTGTATTAATAAAAGCAATTGTCAATGAACTAAAAGACGACAACATTGTTATTGTTACAAGGGATTTTGAAGATGCAAAATTACTTAAACGTATTGTTCCTAGCGGTTTACTAAATCCCGAATTTGGGTTGCATCCATTCGAAAACGGTTTTGTGGGCAAAGACAGAATTGCCAAAAAGATTGAATTTCTTAATTCATTTTATAAAAAAGAGGGAAGAAAAATTATTATCTCTTCTTTAAAAGGTCTGTTTGATCCTATAATCCTAAAGGAATATGTTAAAGAGCTTTGTATTAAAAAAAATGAAAAAGTAAGTATTAATAAACTTTCTCACACTCTTAGCAAGTTTGGTTATAAACGCACGTTAGAAGTAACAGAACGTGGTGAATTTTCGGTAAAGGGCAATATTATTGATATCTATACGTT
This portion of the Caldisericota bacterium genome encodes:
- a CDS encoding 2,3-bisphosphoglycerate-independent phosphoglycerate mutase → MISQEFIKNLKVKNNNKIILMLLDGAGGIPNKLGKTEIETAYAPNFDFITKNSITGIADPVSMGITPGSGPGHLSIFGYDPIKYMIGRGILAALGIGFPLKQGDVAARGNFATLDSANKILDRRAGRIPTEHCKKLTEMIQNKTKKIYDTEIFIKPVMDYRFVAIFRGEDLSDKLTDTDPQATGVAPLKCNFLDAKAKKSAKIVNEFIEKTNSIIKDQHPANGLLLRGFSSYPAIQTMTEIYGLKPAAIATYPMYKGLAKLVGMDILDVGSTDIMDELKTLKENYDKYDFFYFHIKKTDSYGEDGNFDAKVRLIEEVDEKIVPEILKLNPTVLTITCDHSTPAIMKQHSFHGVPFVLLSPYARPDRAEYFSEREIGTKGGLGRFEAKNEIVLMLAHSLKLKKFGA
- a CDS encoding anaerobic ribonucleoside-triphosphate reductase activating protein: MIKNTISIGGFNKFSLIDYPGKTCAIIFTQGCDFRCPYCHNPELVLPHLFEPPIPVSEVLSFLEKRKDLLEAVELTGGEPTMQEGLPKIIKQIRKMGYLIKIDSNGSNPDIIKRLIDEQLVDYFAMDIKAPLENYSKACGAIVDTNKINESINIIMQYAPDYEFRTTAIKKIHTKDSFRKIGLLIKGAKRYYLQNAHYDKTVSEEFKNEKAFSKKEMHAFCEEIKKNVKHCYLRI
- a CDS encoding amidohydrolase family protein, translated to MKTIFSADSIYINKTEKKDYSVVVENGIIQVIEKRDLIKQQFPFAKEKKYDGFLYPGFNDSHVHLKEIALLLSSEDATNCRNYQSIKHLIEKDDRNFVYIYNFDFNNLLRNEWEKLFKYNKKPVFIQSKDEHSVFVNKTALKEKQIVLKRIKGGVLVKNKGKFIGILKDRAIELVKSIKERQISKKDVKNAEKYLLKRGIVSVTNFDFSIYPLLNDMSKNKDLKIRIYQGIEKDSLQDIINENIHTGLGDKNLRFGPLKCFMDGSLGSQTAAMYKVNGFPSSFTMGKNELSNIISLANENNIQVAVHAIGDKTVHAVMSLFSRFGNQKMRNRIEHFQFINEKDLSLLQKTHCIASMQPIHATADTALVKKLLGNYRYAYPWKTVLNSGKLLAFGSDAPVEDASPLQGIHAATTRISPGSTNPFVPEECISRKEAFDAYTTGSAFASFAENVSGKIKNSYLADFILLDKSLFHFNDIMNIIIIKNIIGGIEWMKSQ
- a CDS encoding GerMN domain-containing protein → MKNKKTVVRLIALILFVAIVLTGSYLYLNLRLKTTGKKTIVKLYYYDPIGKELIPTEKEITIPSSNTLAVIKIIDALKTPTQNDLFSPLNSDTVVKSVNIKDGVCTLNFNKAATKIASLGVRKEAIRVYGLVNTLTELPDITSVQILIDNEKKDYFNHYIQIDRPIAHYSGILPQGKEALLYFSNRNGDNLLLEKREIIPKTDPVALTKEIIQELFYGSLKDLPPLFPEDIDILNNFYIQSGGVIIIDLSSDILNYSLGSHAEYLTVLSIVNTLTELPDITSVQILIDGTVVPTLFGSISISHPIKRFFALTEESKAIIPYYIHTEGEEQFFMPVVKTINSQNPIETLFLLLKDSSEFDTYLPKNSTLLSYKTENSTLVLEISIPEDVSFDIDNIKQQIMFSYTELPDVKRIKLIINKEEFLLTRQ
- a CDS encoding DnaB-like helicase C-terminal domain-containing protein, yielding MDEITIKLIGSILKDKFLLLSSIKNGLEKDLFSTYEEKILVGYILKKYGKKEEIPEPTLIKTEFEESGIYTVNLGKLIDKVATMTPLNLESLVVYIDILKKRKSEERLMSIGKRIESYIKEKEQKKDLTEFTGEIINEVHDIMRKRVKKRINPVRTQLIMFSSEVESRESNKNFILGYSLEPFHCLNETLSGARPGFYYALAGAPRRGKTNLMLRIASYIASNEHIPVLFYSWEQTSRVLFLRIFSQETLLPPYVLETTNIISNPELKERFNRGYAKTESYMNYLYLVEGRREDTINRIKSHAFSVMQEANTEKIVIIIDYLQKVPTPILYQDLSQQVDDVSGGLASLSMELKCPVFAVSSFDKEGCRLDSKESKTRPTMFNCTGGGDIEYDSDVALILTKDFKDTAALHEKIDNAAKEGRIDPTQIPHFEILNLHVDKNRDAPLGGNIIIQYLFLIEDNNLIEIEYKDIEEEYTYAKISKIFEWMMDNMYLMPMQGNTTKYEKGEEE
- a CDS encoding tetratricopeptide repeat protein yields the protein MNIIEKAKKIKENDREKAIKLLEAFINTHKKNRVGAHSLLSKLYLKSGEKEKAIAVLKDGIKANPDNRWLYLMLGDLYYFDLEDADNAIKVHKEGLALFDKPIKTTMSPYRYFLKRLSNISYAKKDFANAEKYFELFIALEPSDFYASDFKKFAEVLINQGKKERAKEVLVLGIKAHPGYKNLYEFAKKNFQSEDFPFRERKIRLTIPDVERISIKTPLIKEGDNLYDIIGKYTKSVRKKNDIITISSCVAAMCEERMTTVDTIFPSFLARLVSHFVSHKDVPFGGAAPLANPAAMEIAIREVGKTRIIFATKAGAIGRIFGKKGWFYIIAGEQAALIDDPPAAIPPFDYAVIPGPKDSFVVSEKIAERTGCRAAVIDANDLGDAWAVGYSKNVSKDKLEKALSDNPAGNEDQQTPIVIVRGL
- the pth gene encoding aminoacyl-tRNA hydrolase, giving the protein MYGIIGLGNVGEEYKDTRHNTGFTVIDALASRWKISLKKVKYFSFYGKGTAKCGRNKEAVVLVKPITYVNLSGRAVKPFIDDLMIPASHLIIIQDDLDIPVGKFKIKIGGGAGGHKGIASVLSLVESNFIRIKVGIGKPLAKTETVDYVLSRFSPEEKVTMGQIINDVTEAIELIIFEGIERAQTVYNR
- a CDS encoding molybdopterin-binding protein; the encoded protein is MKISLMLIGDELLRNKREDLNAHFVISKLKEKHLYLNKLLLVGDNEFSIKEGLLFLIAYSDVLITSGGLGLTPDDITLVTVAKTLEKSLVKDKTVQCYVLNSLKKIGQHANKNYIEKMSYSIDGAIPIKNEVGVSPGMHLKITNKHLLILPGVPQEFNAMLTRYVLPLLANGKTTFEKTFFVPLKESDLIEFLELLETKYKIKTASYPPIFKDSFLEIKLMGEKESVNKAVEYFKVFLKSKGIKLKEDNQKDL